A region from the Acipenser ruthenus chromosome 13, fAciRut3.2 maternal haplotype, whole genome shotgun sequence genome encodes:
- the LOC117973464 gene encoding uncharacterized protein LOC117973464 — protein MPEDRTPIATKYPFHQCDHSNADRKPDSPQRQSTLTAQVYNYHCWVTWLADSCAEKTWPRGIHFRQCCDLACYMQQQHTWGYYWISPPQAFQTVGHQAQDRGTP, from the exons ATGCCGGAAGACAGAACGCCCATAGCTACCAAATACCCCTTCCACCAGTGTGACCACAGCAATGCAGACAGAAAGCCGGATTCTCCCCAGCGGCAGAGCACCCTGACCGCGCAAGTCTATAATTACCATTGCTGGGTAACGTGGCTGGCTGACTCGTGTGCTGAAAAGACATGGCCCAGAGGCATTCACTTCAGACAGTGCTGTGACTTGGCTTGTTACATGCAACAACAGCACACGTGGGGATATTACTGGA tttCCCCCCCGCAGGCTTTCCAGACCGTAGGACACCAAGCCCAGGACAGGGGCACCCCTTGA